In one Sporomusa sphaeroides DSM 2875 genomic region, the following are encoded:
- a CDS encoding L,D-transpeptidase family protein, translating into MRSLFIRKPPKLLSIATVLLISFFAWINVLQQWYEIELAAIPNQPTAAPKGSISIHIKIPSRILEVHENNKVYKTYRVAVGKGETPTPVGEWVIIWKSYRAGDIFGTRFLALNVPWGGYGIHGTNQPWSIGNYASHGCIRMRNKDVEELYEWIPIGTPVTIENHPISIQRQLKVSLMGPDVVKLQLKLRNLGYLEERADGFFNKETEIAVKRFQHDHGLKTTGIVDRKTLDLLGL; encoded by the coding sequence ATGAGAAGTCTTTTTATCAGAAAACCGCCTAAACTGCTTTCGATAGCAACCGTATTGCTTATCAGCTTTTTTGCATGGATCAATGTACTTCAGCAATGGTATGAAATAGAATTAGCCGCCATTCCTAACCAACCGACAGCAGCACCTAAAGGCAGCATTTCTATTCATATCAAAATACCCTCCCGTATCTTAGAAGTCCATGAAAACAATAAAGTATACAAAACCTACCGGGTTGCTGTAGGCAAAGGTGAAACTCCGACACCGGTCGGAGAATGGGTAATCATTTGGAAATCCTATCGGGCCGGTGATATTTTCGGCACCCGCTTCCTCGCACTTAACGTCCCTTGGGGAGGTTATGGCATCCATGGGACTAATCAACCCTGGAGCATTGGCAATTACGCCAGCCATGGGTGCATTCGCATGCGGAATAAGGATGTCGAAGAACTGTATGAATGGATTCCCATTGGTACACCGGTGACGATCGAAAATCACCCCATCTCCATCCAGCGCCAGTTAAAAGTGAGTTTAATGGGGCCTGATGTTGTAAAACTGCAACTCAAACTAAGAAATCTCGGCTACCTGGAAGAAAGGGCGGACGGCTTTTTTAACAAAGAAACCGAAATTGCCGTTAAGCGGTTCCAACATGATCATGGCCTTAAGACCACAGGCATTGTTGATAGAAAGACGCTTGATTTATTGGGGCTTTAA
- a CDS encoding M48 family metallopeptidase, translating to MCRQSFLLKCKTILLVVLFTATTLLSAPATAHASIASILLGGVVQYTYLKKTLTNMHYNENDKILNNFKKEYGVNHDEVANRQLDSVMTRLLASIDPQGKIKPPFSWFVNNQTSFNAFCGLGNTVSVNIGLFQELNYNEDELAFVLAHELTHGLQQHSLKSLPKVVSLSVAQALYQEKNPNAASAITTTIISRQLIANHTTMPQEREADANSFTYAVNAGYNPGAGAAIWARISAKNGGKTRSTFENIINPNDHPTNQERVNSFSERLTEYSHKKVRVKQNTVFVNDKPWVTPLAANGLLAEERAYFIAGSLATVFHEIPAGKPCIVKNGSLTMNGKAIMDPIHTEKSPAELAEQLNRILGF from the coding sequence ATGTGCAGACAGTCTTTCCTGCTAAAATGCAAAACAATCCTGCTGGTTGTTTTGTTTACCGCAACAACCCTGTTATCCGCTCCGGCAACGGCTCATGCTTCCATTGCAAGTATCTTGCTGGGCGGTGTTGTGCAGTATACTTATCTAAAGAAGACCTTAACCAATATGCACTATAATGAAAATGATAAAATACTGAACAATTTCAAAAAAGAATATGGAGTTAACCACGACGAGGTTGCCAACCGCCAGCTTGACTCGGTAATGACCAGACTGCTGGCAAGCATTGACCCCCAGGGAAAAATAAAACCGCCGTTCTCCTGGTTTGTCAACAATCAAACCAGCTTTAACGCGTTTTGCGGCTTAGGCAACACGGTCAGCGTCAATATCGGCTTATTTCAGGAGCTCAATTACAATGAAGATGAACTGGCTTTTGTATTGGCGCATGAACTTACCCACGGCTTACAACAGCATTCCCTAAAGTCACTCCCCAAGGTTGTGTCCCTGTCTGTCGCCCAGGCTCTGTACCAGGAAAAAAACCCCAACGCAGCCTCGGCAATAACCACCACCATCATTAGCCGCCAGCTCATCGCCAACCATACAACCATGCCGCAGGAAAGAGAAGCTGATGCCAACTCGTTTACCTACGCAGTCAACGCCGGCTATAATCCCGGTGCCGGCGCGGCGATCTGGGCAAGAATCTCCGCCAAAAACGGCGGCAAAACGCGCAGTACCTTTGAGAATATCATAAATCCGAACGACCATCCGACAAACCAGGAAAGAGTCAATTCCTTCAGCGAACGGCTGACAGAGTATAGTCATAAAAAAGTACGTGTTAAGCAAAATACCGTGTTTGTGAACGACAAACCCTGGGTTACGCCCCTGGCCGCTAACGGCTTGCTTGCCGAAGAACGAGCCTATTTTATCGCCGGCAGCCTTGCTACCGTATTTCACGAAATCCCGGCAGGGAAACCCTGTATTGTAAAGAACGGCAGCCTTACCATGAACGGAAAAGCAATCATGGACCCCATACATACAGAAAAAAGCCCGGCAGAGCTTGCCGAGCAGTTAAATCGAATTTTAGGCTTCTAA
- a CDS encoding amino acid ABC transporter ATP-binding protein, with product MLVIQNLYKQFGSLVAVNDFNLTVKLGETVVLMGPSGCGKSTTIRTINRLVEPSRGRVMLNGANILAMEPDELRDVRKRIGFVFQHFNLIGRLTTLENVMLGLVMGGTDRETAECKATEALTKVGLENHLAHRPDQLSGGQQQRVGIARALAYEPELMLWDEPTASLDPILVREVLVVMEELARYRASTMIVVTHELTFALRVADRIVLMDKGSIVEEGQPSEVFVKPVSDIGRQYQELIEYQMNTQAQSLAGKR from the coding sequence ATGCTTGTCATCCAAAATCTATACAAGCAATTTGGCAGCTTAGTGGCTGTTAATGATTTTAACCTTACGGTTAAGCTGGGGGAAACCGTTGTGTTGATGGGGCCGTCAGGCTGTGGCAAGTCGACAACCATCAGAACCATAAACCGGCTGGTGGAACCCAGCCGCGGCCGGGTTATGCTCAATGGCGCCAATATCCTGGCAATGGAGCCGGATGAACTGCGGGATGTGCGCAAACGCATCGGCTTTGTTTTTCAGCATTTTAATCTCATCGGACGGTTAACTACCCTGGAAAACGTTATGCTGGGCCTGGTTATGGGCGGGACAGACCGGGAGACGGCAGAGTGCAAGGCAACCGAGGCACTGACGAAGGTGGGCTTGGAAAATCATCTTGCCCATAGGCCGGATCAACTGTCAGGCGGTCAGCAGCAGCGGGTGGGTATTGCCAGAGCGTTGGCCTATGAGCCGGAGCTTATGCTGTGGGATGAGCCTACGGCCTCACTTGACCCGATACTGGTGCGGGAAGTGTTGGTGGTGATGGAGGAGTTGGCCCGCTACCGCGCCAGCACCATGATTGTGGTGACCCATGAATTGACCTTTGCCCTCAGGGTGGCTGACAGGATTGTGCTGATGGATAAAGGGAGTATTGTGGAAGAGGGACAACCCTCCGAGGTATTTGTTAAGCCGGTTTCGGATATCGGCAGACAGTATCAGGAACTGATTGAATACCAGATGAATACCCAGGCGCAGAGCCTTGCCGGCAAGCGGTAG